One stretch of Schlesneria sp. DSM 10557 DNA includes these proteins:
- a CDS encoding FG-GAP repeat domain-containing protein — MLTYPSRWVALIALIGALAGTASAQESELAKYYGFRPLEVFKLAERSGNLLTGDLNHDGLTDMILVDNSHSRLDLLLQRGKQPATKETRAGRDDVNLIDNDWRYEHKKLPVDHDVAALTLGDFNGDGRVDIVYFGLPDQLVIRYQPVTGDWTEKKQQRIPDVAPTQWFLTAGDLDANGLDDLVILGKHETILLYQNEKGTLSAPKRLMNTSDKLGLAQIADLDGDGRLDLCYLAGDGLNRVLGARLQQSNGQLGPEYVFDLERPRAVSLRDVDGKPGHEILTIDSRTGRLKLLNVEQKKLSENELPERLIQFGFGKLGSGNNRDLAIGDFNGDGLSDLVVTDPDASRVLLFTQHKGQGLDMGTPYSSLTGTDQIRAADLDGDGTADLVVHSNTEKTLGVSQFAEDRLTFPQSIPTEADPSVIELVDLDGDGKVEVIFIAKTKKDRTTEYSLQAMKRLGKDEWQAVKFGDKTSFPLDLKGTPERLLLADVFGDERPEFLILQGSKPPQLFGFTTEGIPIELVTTGNLGAGTVAAGAVSLCSLGGKKGLLVTQENFARHMVLSPQKRWEVADQFNVTESNARMVAGAIVDLNGEGEPEIALVDGGLRKLRILKKAESGYEPWKEIDIGEFPLKSLKVADLNGDKHDDLVLFGTDKFAVLFAGGTSPALKELAAFESQLDKVFPTDVVAGDLNGDGHIDLAMTDTRSHFIEIIQYRPETGLQHALYFRVYEQKSFRGDDDAKDAEPREAMIADVTGDGLPDLILLAHDRLLVYPQDDGRSQVTTPAK, encoded by the coding sequence ATGCTGACATATCCCTCTCGCTGGGTTGCGCTGATCGCTCTGATCGGAGCACTGGCCGGAACGGCTTCTGCCCAGGAATCCGAACTCGCGAAGTACTACGGATTTCGGCCGCTGGAAGTTTTCAAACTGGCTGAGAGATCGGGAAATCTGCTGACCGGCGATCTCAATCATGACGGTCTGACAGATATGATTCTCGTTGACAATAGCCATAGTCGTCTCGACCTGTTGCTGCAGCGCGGCAAGCAACCTGCAACCAAAGAGACCCGGGCCGGTCGGGATGATGTCAATCTGATCGACAACGACTGGCGGTATGAACACAAGAAGCTTCCCGTGGATCACGATGTCGCGGCGTTGACTTTGGGTGATTTCAACGGGGATGGGCGAGTCGACATCGTCTATTTCGGATTGCCCGATCAACTCGTGATCCGCTATCAGCCTGTCACCGGTGATTGGACCGAGAAAAAGCAGCAGCGAATTCCCGACGTGGCTCCCACGCAGTGGTTCTTGACGGCGGGTGACCTGGATGCGAATGGCCTGGATGATCTGGTGATCCTGGGGAAGCATGAAACGATCCTTCTCTACCAGAATGAAAAAGGAACGCTTAGCGCACCCAAGAGGCTGATGAATACGTCCGACAAGCTGGGTCTGGCTCAAATCGCAGACCTGGACGGTGACGGACGCCTCGACTTGTGCTACCTCGCCGGAGATGGCTTAAACCGCGTCCTCGGCGCGCGACTGCAACAGTCGAACGGTCAGCTCGGACCGGAATATGTATTCGATCTCGAACGCCCCCGCGCCGTGTCACTTCGCGATGTCGACGGAAAGCCGGGACACGAGATCCTGACGATCGATTCCCGAACCGGGCGGCTGAAGCTGCTGAATGTCGAACAGAAAAAGCTGTCGGAAAATGAACTGCCCGAACGGTTGATTCAATTCGGTTTCGGCAAGCTTGGTTCCGGCAACAACCGTGACCTGGCGATCGGCGACTTCAACGGGGATGGGCTGAGCGACCTGGTGGTAACCGATCCTGATGCCTCGCGCGTGCTCCTGTTTACGCAGCATAAAGGACAGGGACTGGACATGGGTACTCCCTACTCCAGCTTGACCGGCACTGATCAGATCCGTGCGGCAGATCTGGATGGAGACGGCACCGCCGATCTGGTCGTTCATAGTAACACAGAAAAAACACTGGGCGTCAGCCAGTTTGCCGAAGATCGACTGACGTTTCCTCAGTCCATTCCCACCGAGGCGGATCCCTCCGTTATCGAACTCGTCGACCTGGATGGGGACGGCAAAGTGGAAGTCATCTTCATCGCCAAAACCAAGAAGGACCGAACCACCGAGTACTCACTTCAGGCGATGAAGCGTCTGGGGAAAGACGAATGGCAGGCCGTGAAATTTGGCGACAAGACCTCGTTCCCGCTCGACCTGAAGGGGACGCCCGAGCGACTGTTGCTGGCGGATGTCTTTGGAGACGAACGCCCCGAATTCCTCATCCTGCAAGGTTCCAAGCCGCCTCAGTTGTTCGGCTTCACCACTGAGGGAATTCCGATTGAACTCGTCACGACCGGCAATCTGGGTGCGGGAACCGTCGCAGCAGGGGCTGTCAGCCTTTGCTCGCTGGGCGGGAAAAAGGGCCTGCTGGTCACGCAGGAAAACTTCGCCCGGCATATGGTTCTCAGCCCGCAGAAGCGTTGGGAAGTGGCAGATCAGTTCAACGTGACGGAATCCAATGCCCGGATGGTGGCCGGAGCCATCGTTGACTTGAACGGGGAAGGTGAACCCGAAATCGCACTGGTCGATGGCGGACTGCGCAAGCTGAGAATCCTCAAGAAGGCCGAATCCGGATACGAGCCCTGGAAGGAAATTGATATCGGCGAGTTTCCTTTGAAGTCGTTGAAGGTCGCCGATTTGAATGGCGACAAGCATGACGATCTGGTCCTGTTCGGGACTGACAAATTCGCCGTGCTGTTCGCTGGGGGAACCTCCCCCGCGCTGAAAGAACTGGCCGCATTCGAAAGTCAGCTCGACAAGGTCTTCCCTACCGACGTGGTCGCGGGAGACCTGAATGGTGACGGACACATCGACCTGGCCATGACCGACACCCGCAGTCATTTCATCGAGATCATCCAGTATCGGCCCGAAACAGGTCTCCAGCACGCCCTCTATTTCCGGGTGTACGAACAGAAGTCATTTCGGGGCGATGACGACGCCAAGGACGCAGAACCCCGCGAAGCGATGATTGCCGATGTCACCGGGGATGGCCTTCCCGATCTGATCCTGCTGGCGCACGACAGGTTGCTCGTCTACCCTCAGGATGACGGCAGATCCCAGGTTACCACGCCCGCCAAATAA